From the genome of Malus sylvestris chromosome 6, drMalSylv7.2, whole genome shotgun sequence, one region includes:
- the LOC126627426 gene encoding uncharacterized protein LOC126627426 has translation MSATSNAYAGYSCSNSAVSSRCNNNIIGLRPNNSHQARTTTPVPPSAYHVQGQPTLHDLQIVMPHLSTEQHSRVLVAFNNNVESSSSPQAHAVFSDDFAKGLGFEGDGWCG, from the exons ATGTCTGCTACTTCTAATGCTTATGCTGGTTACTCATGCAGCAACAGTGCTGTAAGTTCTAGATGCAACAACAACATTATTGGTCTTCGACCCAACAATAGCCACCAAGCCCGCACCACTACCCCTGTCCCTCCATCAGCCTATCACGTGCAAGGCCAGCCCACTTTGCACGACCTACAGATTGTGATGCCTCATCTTTCAACTGAGCAGCATTCCCGTGTTCTTGTTGCCTTCAATAACAACGTGGAATCTTCTTCGTCTCCTCAGGCCCATGCAGTTTTCAGTGATGACTTTGCCAAAG GACTTGGTTTCGAAGGCGATGGTTGGTGTGGGTAA
- the LOC126626631 gene encoding uncharacterized protein LOC126626631, whose product MRNRRFAQVTTSDDEDDDVVPRSHQQSAGDTSSRKRKQVKLREGDDEESGEEEKQRSKKKRRGKEKEAETASGSEDEEEEPHVVEDAKPIGEVVKLSGKGRGRRQHYKAFEYDGTRFDLEDPVLLTPEDTKQKPYVAIIKDISRTGGGSMMVLGQWFYRPEEAEKKAGGNWQSTDTRELFYSFHRDEVPAESVMHKCLVHFVPLNKQLPSRKQHPGFIVQKVYDTQGKKLWKLTDRDYEEDKQHEIDLLVQKTIKLLGELPDIEIADNNAYQDDQLKTKRGLIKKNISPLDVSRVEEATARPGHNQKAETPGSCPTSNSEYHSILAKSMALTGDTLRDRWLEKLLQNIRHHVWNSADTTNGIEKRKSGSDDIDQESDRKSAEVGNGSQDNLKSGNTSFLWPEDAVRAVTSLEKASHESLSSDFQKYNQKLRQLGFNLQKNSFLARRLLNRELEPLTIVNMSPEELKEGLTAEERAKKEPDDWERMQMTDARCSRCSEFKVGVRDIIQAGHSARYQLECIACGHSWYAARDAVSMLTIDAPSSNKNVGTAPLATAKFEDVEKKLASPREPDKATKDTLRKTTEAYMPVLEAQRSLSKSKKEENSDSAKKAE is encoded by the exons ATGAGGAACCGGCGGTTTGCGCAGGTCACGACGAGCGACGACGAAGACGACGACGTCGTACCCCGGAGCCACCAGCAGTCGGCGGGGGATACATCGTCGCGGAAGAGGAAGCAGGTGAAGCTTCGAGAAGGGGACGACGAGGAGTCGGGGGAGGAGGAGAAGCAGAGGAgtaagaagaagaggagagggAAGGAGAAAGAGGCCGAAACGGCGTCGGGTAGCGAAGACGAGGAGGAGGAGCCACACGTGGTGGAGGACGCGAAGCCGATTGGCGAGGTCGTTAAGCTTTCCGGGAAGGGAAGGGGCCGGAGGCAGCACTACAAGGCGTTTGAGTACGACGGGACCCGATTTGACCTG GAGGATCCGGTTCTTCTAACTCCTGAGgatacaaaacaaaagccttATGTGGCAATTATCAAG GATATAAGTAGGACTGGAGGTGGGAGCATGATGGTATTGGGACAGTGGTTTTATCGTCCTGAAGAGGCAGAGAAAAAAGCTGGTGGAAACTGGCAGTCAACTGATACAAGGGAGCTGTTCTATAGTTTCCATCGTGATGAGGTTCCTGCAGAATCTGTAATGCATAAATGTTTGGTGCATTTTGTTCCGTTAAACAAACAGCTTCCAAGTCGTAAACAGCATCCTGGCTTCATTGTGCAAAAGGTGTATGACACCCAAGGGAAAAAACTCTGGAAGCTGACAGATAGAGACTACGAAGAGGATAAGCAACATGAGATTGATTTGCTAGTTCAGAAAACTATTAAACTATTGGGAGAACTTCCTGATATAGAGATTGCAGATAACAATGCTTATCAGGATGATCAGTTGAAGACTAAAAGGGGTCTGATTAAAAAGAATATATCACCCCTTGATGTTTCTAGGGTGGAAGAAGCAACCGCTAGGCCTGGTCACAATCAAAAAGCTGAAACGCCTGGAAGCTGCCCAACAAGCAACTCAGAATATCATTCCATTTTAGCAAAGTCCATGGCACTAACTGGAGACACACTACGTGACAGATGGTTGGAGAAACTTCTACAAAATATCCGGCACCACGTATGGAACTCTGCTGACACTACAAACGGTATTGAAAAGAGAAAATCTGGCTCTGATGATATTGATCAAGAAAGTGACCGTAAGTCCGCAGAAGTTGGAAATGGATCTCAGGATAATCTCAAG AGTGGCAACACGTCTTTTCTCTGGCCAGAGGATGCTGTTCGTGCAGTTACTTCTCTAGAGAAGGCCTCGCATGAGTCTCTCTCCTCAGATTTCCAAAAGTATAACCAGAAGTTGCGGCAACTGGGATTCAATCTCCAG AAAAATTCATTCCTAGCCCGTCGTCTGCTAAATCGAGAGTTGGAACCTTTAACAATAGTGAACATGTCACCTGAGGAGTTAAAG GAGGGTTTAACAGCTGAGGAGAGAGCAAAGAAGGAGCCTGATGATTGGGAGCGTATGCAG ATGACTGACGCTCGTTGCTCAAGATGCTCAGAGTTCAAAGTGGGAGTTAGGGACATTATTCAAGCAGGACACAGTGCTCGCTATCAG ctggAGTGTATTGCCTGTGGTCATTCATGGTATGCTGCCCGGGATGCGGTTTCAATGCTCACAATTGATGCACCCAGTTCTAACAAGAATGTGGGAACGGCTCCTTTGGCCACTGCCAAGTTTGAAGATGTTGAAAAGAAGCTGGCGAGCCCACGTGAGCCTGACAAGGCAACCAAGGACACTCTAAGAAAAACAACTGAAGCATATATGCCGGTGTTGGAAGCGCAAAGATCACTTAGCAAGtccaaaaaggaagaaaattctGATTCTGCAAAGAAAGCCGAGTAG